In the Lytechinus variegatus isolate NC3 chromosome 17, Lvar_3.0, whole genome shotgun sequence genome, atctcgaaagatttaaatctaaatcatttgagatttaaatttaagtctttaggatcaaaactaaatccagaaatcgattggtccctaactacagtccatgtggacttatgTAATTTAGAGTGAACATAGAATCACTGTCTTAGTCCACCGGGTAGGCCATTATACATCCTCAAAAGAGCATGTGAATGAAAAGTCATTctcaaatttgttttattttattgaatatttgGCCAATTATAGCCTATATTAATTCTGCGTGGTGGTGAGTGGTCTTCAATCATATAGGCCTAAATTCTCTGCCacaaatcattaatatttcGAAAGACTTGGAAATGGTGATGTTGATTATAACCATTCTGATTTCTTTTCTACCACTACCAGATTGAATTAACCGACTATCTTCTTATAGATAGTCTTTTGAATATTATTCAATgtaaataattgttttattttcacaaCCTTCAAAAATATTGGCCGTTATTGACCATCAACTTCTGTCTTTAGGCTTTTATGATATCGACAATGGAACCCGATCAAGATTTGCTGGTACACATGCAGATCTAATTGTCCATACTGTTGTTTTTTACAGGAGTCGAGGATCCTTCTTCTACTTTTCCTTTCTGTCGTCGGGACTATAACATTAGTCCAATCCCTCCCAACACACCGGGACCGGGAAGCTCGATCAGTCATTGGGGATCTGGACCTTCCCAGGAGAGTATTCTGGTCCAACGTGAGCTACGATGTCTCTGTACCTTACGTGAGCCTTGATGAATGGGACCGTATCCGCGCTGATGTGGAGTCATCGGTCCGTTCAGCGCGTCGGGGTGATACTCAGTGTCGTCCAACGCTGCCTTTGGAACCCACATTGCCCAGAGACCTGAGCCTGTGCCCGTGGTCCTACCATACTGAAGACGAAGATCCTGACAGGTTCCCCGTCATCATCCCACAGGCTTACTGTCAATGTTCACGATGTCACTTCAGTAGGCTAATCAACTTCCAAGCCATCGCTGAGCTCCCAGGCATTCGATCTACCTCGGCTTGCAAGGAGGTATACGAGAACCGACGTGTTCTTCGCCGGGCAGTCCCTGGTGATGATACGTCTCCATACGTCCCATATGACGTACCCGTATCGGTGGCGTGTGTGTGCCAGAAACACATATCTTaaattcagttcagttcatGTACGTGTTTGAGTGATTCTTTAACATGTAACGCCTAAAATTGCCTATGTGGGTTCAGCTACCTGTAGTTCTTTAAAAGAACATGTTGGTATTTCATATTGAAATTATCAGTTCTAAAGCATCACCTTGTTCTAGTGTAAGATTCATTATAACAACATCAATGTCTGTATTTAATCGTATTTATTCATTGATAGGACTTCATAACTATAGACGTATAGTGTTCTTTGGATTCGTTCATATAATAGTGATATTAATGGATAATATTTTTAAACTCATGTGAGCTACGCCTgtaggagattttttttttaaagttccaaCATATATTAGGCCTTTAGTGTTCGCCATGCTGATATCTGTAGGCCTAAAAACAACGATGGGGATCCACAAGCTCCGATAAGCAGTGCTTCCTTAGTGAATTCCCTCATTTCCAGCccagataatttttttaatcattatcgtGTTTATTTTATAATGGAACTGTAGTTTATTTGTAATAAGGCCTACGCATATGTTGGAAATTGATATAAACTTGAACCTTGAAAAAtgcaatattgaatattttagaGGGAATTTCATCGAAGTTATTGTTAATGAATGCTACACATTCAAATTAATCATTTTGACAAGACTTGCCTTTTAGAGAAATCAGATTATAAACTTATATCGATTATAATACGAACCATAAATGATTTATTGTGAGACATATACGTTTATGATAGTATCCTGGTCAGCTACAGGatcctaacccccccccccctctttatcgGTGCCACTCACTCCCTCAATTAATCGGTAGGCCCATACCTATATTTTTGTTTCGCCAAATGTCGTGACATTTTGAAAAGACGATTGCTGAGAGCGAGTATATAAGTATAATAATCTTTATCATCAAAGATATGATTAGGAGTAGGTATGATTAGGAGTAGGATGTACGAATAATTACGCAAAGCGCAAAGAAAATTGCTTGAAATTACTTCAACACCTGCAAGAAATTTGTGAAGATTACATCATATAGAAACTAATGGGTAACCTTCAAGCCTGGTTTGTTTTACATGTTATGTAACATGTGCATAAAGAATTATTTATACAATATGTAATTACCCATAATACACTGCCTGGATATTGTCGAGTTCAACATATTCAAGGGCAT is a window encoding:
- the LOC121431358 gene encoding uncharacterized protein LOC121431358 — its product is MMESRILLLLFLSVVGTITLVQSLPTHRDREARSVIGDLDLPRRVFWSNVSYDVSVPYVSLDEWDRIRADVESSVRSARRGDTQCRPTLPLEPTLPRDLSLCPWSYHTEDEDPDRFPVIIPQAYCQCSRCHFSRLINFQAIAELPGIRSTSACKEVYENRRVLRRAVPGDDTSPYVPYDVPVSVACVCQKHIS